Part of the Paenibacillus aurantius genome, AAAGTGACGCCGACGCTGACGCCTAAAGAAGGCAGCCCCAAGAAGAAGGAAGAGAGCGCCTAACGCGCTTTCCATACTATAAAACCGACACCTCCAATCCGGGTGGCTTCCAGTAAGTGGAATCATCCGGAGCGGGGGATGTTTGGTGTAATGGGAGAGAAACCGGTATGTTTCATCGTAAAGATACGGTACCCGTCCGAGTCGGTAACCTGACGATCGGCGGAAGCGACGAAGTCATTATCCAGAGCATGTGTACGACGAAAACTGCGGACGTTGCGGCCACGGTGGCGGAAATTCACCGTCTCGAAGAGGCCGGCTGTCAAATCGTTCGGGTAACGGTTAACAATAAAGAGGCTGCGGAGGCCATTAAGGAAATCAAGAAGCAGATTTCTATCCCGTTGGTCGCGGATATTCATTTTGACCATCGGCTGGCCTTAACGGCTATTGAGAATGGAATCGACAAGGTCCGGATTAACCCGGGCAATATAGGCAAACGGGATAAGGTGGAGGCCGTTGTCCGGGCTTGCAAGGAGCGGGGCATTCCGATCCGGATCGGCGTTAACGCCGGGTCGCTGGAGAAGCACCTGCTGGACAAGTACGGTTATCCGACTCCGGAAGCGATGGTCGAAAGCGCCCTTTTTCACATCGGAATTCTGGAAGAGCTGGACTTCCATGACATCATCGTCTCCCTTAAGGCTTCGGACGTTCCGATGGCCATTGCGGCTTACACGAAGGCGGCCGAGGCGTTCCGTTATCCCCTTCACCTGGGGATAACGGAGTCCGGTACGCTTTTCTCCGGTACGATCAAGAGCTCCGCTGGAATCGGGGCCCTGCTTTCTCTTGGAATCGGCAATACGGTGAGGATTTCCTTAAGCGCGGATCCTGTGGAAGAAGTAAAGGTAGCCCGGGAGCTGCTTAAAACCTTCGGCCTGATCTCCAACGCCGCGACCCTGGTCTCTTGCCCGACCTGCGGACGCTTGGACATTGACCTGTTCTCCATTGCCAATGAAGTGGAAGAATACATTTCCAAAATCAAGGTGCCGATCAAAGTATCGGTGCTGGGATGTGCCGTAAACGGACCGGGAGAAGCCCGCGAAGCGGATATCGGCATAGCCGGCGCCCGCGGCGAGGGAATGCTGTTCCGCTACGGGGAAATGGTTCGGAAAGTCCCCGAAGCCGATCTTCTGTCGGAATTGAAGAAAGAAATCGATCATATTGTGGACGAATACGAAAAGACCGGAGTAATCCCCGGCCGTAAGCATTAATGTCCTTCCCATAGGCGGGTCTTCTTACTAAAGAAGGCCTGCTTTTTCTTTGTTAGGCCAATAAAATATTTCCAGGGGAATAATTGTCCCTTCGTAAACAAATACCATAGCTACCAACAACCTGTTAGCAGGCTAGGAGGCTGGCTATGAAGTGGATAAGTCATGCGGGTAAAGCGGTCCTTTGCGCCTTGGCTCTGGGAGCGGCTCTTGCTTTTCCGGCGGGCAAGGGAAAGGCGGACCCGGTTTCCGTAAAGAAGGCGGCTATCATTATCGATGACTTTGGGAACGACCTCAAAGGAACGAAAGAGATGATGGAGCTCCCCGTTCCGTTTACAGCGGCTGTCATGCCGTTCCTGCCCACAACCAAGCGGGATGCCGAGTGGGCCCATCGGCTGGGCCACGATGTGCTCGTCCATCTTCCCATGGAACCGGTAAAGGGCAAGAAGAGCTGGCTTGGCCCCCATCCAATCATGACCGACCTGTCGGATGAAGAAATTCGCAAGCGGGTAGAAGCGGCCATTGACGATGTTCCCTATGCCATTGGCATGAATAACCACATGGGGTCAAAGGCGACGGCTGACGAACGGGTCATGAGAATCGTTCTCGAAGTATGCCGGGAGAGGCATCTCCTATTCTTCGACAGCCGGACAAGCTACCGGAGCCAGGTGCCCGTCTTGGCCAAGCAGCTTGGGGTGCGCACCGAGGAGAACCAGCTGTTCTTTGACGACGTCTACAGCCGGAGCCACATCATCAAGCAGCTGGCTCTCTTCAAGAAGAAGCTCGACCAGAACCGGGTCTGCACCGCCATCGGTCATGTCGGAGTAACCGGTGTCCCCATGGCGGAAGAGCTCAAGAAAACGGTGCTGGAGCTTTCTCCGGAGGTTACCTTCCTAACCTTGAGCGAATTTATCGCGGTGAAAACGAAGGGAAATCAGGATGAGGCATCTCCGGAGTCTGCGGGCAAGCTCCAAAATTGACGCACAGCCTCGCCCAACGCTTGAACGAGCTCGTCTTGTCCTTTGGGTGAAGTGAGCCTGGCCCGGTCGGCCGCATTAGAAAGAAAACCAAGCTCCACGATGACGGTGGGGCTTTTTATGCGTTTAAGAATGTAAAAGGTTTTTCCTAAAACCGGGACGTTATTCGTCCCGTAAACACGATTCAGGGAAGTTTGAAGAAGGCGGGAGAGCTGATGGCTTTCCGGATTCGCCTTAGAGTACAACACTATCCCGCCCGATTTGCCTGTACGGGGGCTGGTGTTCACATGCAGACTGAGCACAAGACGGGGATGCAGCAGGTTGGCTATCCCAGCCCGCTGCCCCAGATCCCGCAGATGGCGCGACGG contains:
- the ispG gene encoding flavodoxin-dependent (E)-4-hydroxy-3-methylbut-2-enyl-diphosphate synthase, encoding MFHRKDTVPVRVGNLTIGGSDEVIIQSMCTTKTADVAATVAEIHRLEEAGCQIVRVTVNNKEAAEAIKEIKKQISIPLVADIHFDHRLALTAIENGIDKVRINPGNIGKRDKVEAVVRACKERGIPIRIGVNAGSLEKHLLDKYGYPTPEAMVESALFHIGILEELDFHDIIVSLKASDVPMAIAAYTKAAEAFRYPLHLGITESGTLFSGTIKSSAGIGALLSLGIGNTVRISLSADPVEEVKVARELLKTFGLISNAATLVSCPTCGRLDIDLFSIANEVEEYISKIKVPIKVSVLGCAVNGPGEAREADIGIAGARGEGMLFRYGEMVRKVPEADLLSELKKEIDHIVDEYEKTGVIPGRKH
- a CDS encoding divergent polysaccharide deacetylase family protein, translating into MKWISHAGKAVLCALALGAALAFPAGKGKADPVSVKKAAIIIDDFGNDLKGTKEMMELPVPFTAAVMPFLPTTKRDAEWAHRLGHDVLVHLPMEPVKGKKSWLGPHPIMTDLSDEEIRKRVEAAIDDVPYAIGMNNHMGSKATADERVMRIVLEVCRERHLLFFDSRTSYRSQVPVLAKQLGVRTEENQLFFDDVYSRSHIIKQLALFKKKLDQNRVCTAIGHVGVTGVPMAEELKKTVLELSPEVTFLTLSEFIAVKTKGNQDEASPESAGKLQN
- a CDS encoding N-acetylmuramoyl-L-alanine amidase encodes the protein MKRTCRSLLLLPSLAASLIMLGGFSVPEVHPLHVQVDPVLLPSADIVIDAGHGGIDGGTSEGSLLEKDINLAMGRKLYDHLTGLGYRTVLDRTGDYAPSEDNQWMPNPSRHLRDLGQRAGIANLLHPRLVLSLHVNTSPRTGKSGGIVLYSKANPESHQLSRLLQTSLNRVYGTNNVPVLGKTFYILKRIKSPTVIVELGFLSNAADRARLTSPKGQDELVQALGEAVRQFWSLPADSGDASS